A genomic segment from Diospyros lotus cultivar Yz01 chromosome 5, ASM1463336v1, whole genome shotgun sequence encodes:
- the LOC127802888 gene encoding AT-hook motif nuclear-localized protein 23-like produces MAGLDIGSASRFVQQLQRPDLHLQHQPDSDDDNNNHNLFSGNDDQGLELATSNPGRRPRGRPPGSKNKPKPPVIITRESANTLRAHILEVSSGCDVFESVAMYARKRQRGICVLSGNGTVTNVTLRQPAAAGAIVTLHGRFEILSLSGSFLPPPAPPGATSLTIYLAGGQGQVVGGNVVGALIASGPVIVIAASFTNVAYERLPLDEDEQLQIQQPVSDGGDGDGGGGGVSNPFPDPSSGLPFFNLPLNMPNSQLPF; encoded by the coding sequence ATGGCTGGATTAGACATAGGTTCTGCTTCTCGCTTCGTTCAGCAGCTCCAGAGGCCCGACCTCCATCTCCAACACCAGCCAGATTCTGACGATGACAACAACAACCACAACCTGTTCTCCGGCAACGACGACCAAGGCCTCGAGCTGGCAACCTCCAACCCCGGCCGCCGTCCGAGGGGCCGGCCACCGGGGTCCAAGAATAAGCCCAAGCCGCCGGTGATCATCACCCGGGAAAGTGCCAATACGCTTCGAGCTCACATATTGGAGGTTAGTAGCGGCTGCGATGTGTTTGAATCGGTGGCGATGTACGCTCGGAAGCGGCAGCGAGGGATTTGTGTTTTGAGTGGAAACGGGACGGTCACCAACGTCACGCTGCGGCAGCCCGCCGCGGCCGGGGCGATTGTGACGCTGCACGGGCGGTTCGAGATTCTGTCCCTGTCGGGGTCATTCCTGCCGCCTCCGGCGCCGCCTGGAGCCACCAGCCTGACAATATACTTGGCCGGCGGACAAGGCCAGGTCGTTGGAGGGAATGTTGTTGGTGCTTTGATTGCGTCGGGACCGGTTATAGTCATTGCAGCTTCGTTTACTAACGTGGCCTATGAAAGGCTGCCTTTGGATGAAGATGAGCAGCTTCAGATTCAGCAGCCGGTTTCCGATGGCGGTGACGGTGACGGTGGCGGCGGAGGCGTCAGCAACCCATTTCCGGACCCATCTTCGGGGCTTCCGTTTTTCAATCTGCCACTGAATATGCCGAACTCTCAGTTACCTTTTTAG